CGGGTTCGGCTGGGCCGTGCCGACCACGTTGGGCCAGAAGTTGGGCAGCGGGAACGGGTCTTCGAACACCGCGGTCGGCTGGCCGTTGCGAACGGCCTCGACAAAGTGGTCCATCTCCTCCGGACGCAGCGACGAGGGCTGCACGGCGAGCAACACGTCGAACTTCTCGGTGATCGGCGTCGAGGGGTCGACCTCGACCACGTCGTACTGCTTCTTGAGCTCGCGGATCAGCTGGGTCTCGGGCGTGGAGCCTTGCATCGAGAAGCCGCCGTTGAGGTTCACCTTCGTCTTCAGCACGCCCACACGCTTGCGCTCCTGCTGGGCCACGGTGGTGATCGACCTGACGAGCTCGTACTCGATCGGGATCCCCTTATCGAGGAACGGGATCACGACCTTGTCCAATCCGCTGGAGAAAGCGGCGCCGAGGAAGATCTCTTCCTGGCTGCGGCCGCCGCGGCTCTTGGTGCTCACCTCACGCGGCTCGATGCCGTAGGTCCGCTCGGCGAGCGAGGCCTCTTCGCTGAAGTTCTCGACCTCGTGCTTGGAGACCTGGATCTTGCCGCCCGAGATCGAGGAGAGCTCCGAGAGCGTGGCGAGCAGGTCGCGTTTCTGTGCGGCGTACTCGGCCGGCACGCTGGGGCTCACGTAAACGTCGACCCGGATCGGGCTGACGTCCTCGTCGTTCCCCAGGTCGCGGACAAGTTGCACGGTGCGGTCGGAGAGCGAGTTGAGCTGCTCAACGGTGAGGTCTTGGCGCCACAGGTCGTGGGTCGAGAGCACGGTGTTGAGCGCCGCCACGACAACCAGCATGCAGAGGGTGCGGGCCAGGAAGTGGCCCCCCTTCGCCTCGCCGTCCTCGCCGCCGGCCCAGTGCCGCTTGCCGATCAGCACCACGCTCACGTAGAGCATCACCACGACGATGCTGAGGAAGTAGCTCACCGAGCTGAGGCTGATCACGCCGCGCTCGAAGTCGGCGAACTGCTCGACCACGCTCCACTGGCGGATGGTTTGGGCCACGGCCGGATTGCGGACCACCAGGTCGGCCACGCCGAACAACGCGAGCGGCGAGTTGAGCAGCACGCCGAGGATGAAGCCGACCGTGAGGTTGCTGGTGAGGAACGACGCGACCATGCCGATCGACAGCATCGCGAGGCCGACGAACCAGTAGCCGATGTAGGAGCCGACAAAGAGCCCCGCGTCGGGCGTGCCCAATCCCCAACTGAAGACCAGGAAGATCGAGAACATCGAGAACAGCAGCGCCACGCTGTAGATCGCCACGCCGGCCAGGTACTTGCCGACCACCACGTCGAGGTCGTCGGCCGGCAGGGTGAGCAGCAGCTCGTCCGTCCCCTGGCGCCGCTCCTCGGCCCAGGTGCTCATCGTGATCGCCGGGATGTAGACCAGCAGGATGAACGGCATCCAGCGGCTCAGCTGGTCGAGGTTCGCCAGGTTGTTGCCGAAGAACTCGGGCGGCCAGAACGCCGCCAGCGAGCTGAGCATGACGAACACGCAGATAAACACGTACCCGGTCGGGTTCGAGAAATAGCTGACGAAGTCGCGTTTGAAGATCGCTTTCAAAACCGTGAGGTTCATGGGCGGGAACTTCCGTTTCTCGGTCGGGGGGGCTCGGCGGAGAGGGGGGGCGCCGCTCGCGGGGCGTCCGCCTGCCTCGGCCGGAGGGGAGGGGATAAGTGCTGTTAAGTCGCGAGCGGAGTCATCAGCCCTTGCTCGCGCCGGTGAGTTCGTGGAAACGCTCGTCGAGCGAGTCGACCCCTTCGGCCAGTTGGGCCGGGGTCCCGTCGAACGCCACGCGTCCCTCGTTGATGAAGATCACGCGGTTGCACATCGCTTCGACCTCTTGAAGGATGTGGGTGCTCAGCAGCACGGTCTTCGTGGCGCCCAGCTCGCGGATGAGTTTTCTCACCTCGCGGATCTGATTCGGGTCGAGGCCGGCCGTGGGCTCGTCGAGGATCAGCACGTCCGGCTCGTGCAGCAGCACCTGGGCCATGCCGACCCGCTGGCGGTAACCCTTCGACAATTTGCCGATCGGCTTTCCGATGACGGATTCGAGGCGGCATTGGCTCACGACCGCGTCGATGCGGTCCCTGAGCTTCTGGCCGGTGATGCGCCGAGCCTCGCCAAAGAACTTCAGCAGCGAGCGGGGCGTCATGTCCGGGTAAAGCGGGCCGTTCTCGGGCAAGTAGCCGAGGCGTTTGGAGCCCTCGATGCGGTCGGTCGCCATGTTGAAGCCGGCCACACGAGACACCCCGGTCGAGGGCGCCAGGTAGCCGGTGAGCAGCTTCATCGTGGTGCTCTTGCCGGCCCCGTTCGGGCCGAGGAACGCCGCCACCTCGCCGCGCCGCACCTGGAAGGAGACGTCACGCGTGGCGGCGAAATCGCCGTAGAACTTCGACAGGCCGTCCGCCTCGATCATCGACTCGGCTGGGTCGCTGAGGGGAACGAAATTGTCTTGGGCCGCGGTGGCCATCTGGACTGCTCCGAGCGAATCAGGGGGAAAACTTGGGGGGACGATTCGGGGTCTTATCTCGCCGCACCGCAACGACTTGCGGGCCTTCGGCCCAGGGAGTCGTTGCAACTGGGAAGGTAACCGCTTGGCCCGCCGCACGCCATCCCTGCCCGAGGGGCGGGGGGAATGCACGGGCGCGGGCCGTACGCCCGCACAACGCGCGTACGCGTGCGCGGAGCAAATAGTTCGCCCGGCTTTCAAAAAAGCCCCGCTGAAAAGCGACCATGCAGCCGGAGTGAGCTCTCCCTCGGTGCGCCCGAACTTCCCAGCAGGGTGGCGGGGGCGCACCGCGATAGCGGAAGCCCCCGGGCCTTCGAGACCGTGTTTCCATCGCACGGGGGCTTCCGCTGCGCGGTGCGCCCCCGCCACCCCAGAGGCCCGCCACAACAGCGGTTCCCACTCCCGTCAGTTCGGCGCACCGGCGGTTCAGTTGGCGAGCGGGTCGCTTACCAGCGGGCCGTCGCTGAGCTCGGGGCCCGCATCGCTGCGGACAATCTCGATCCGCCGACGCCACGCGGCGTTGTCGGACTCCGGGAAGTCGCTTCGCAGGTGGACGCCGCGCGACTCGGTGCGTCGGCGCGCCGCGGCGATCAGCAGCTCGGCGACCATCAGCATGTTCTGCAGCTCCCAGCCCTCGGGGTCGCCGAGTTGACGGGCGAGGGCGTACTGCTTCCAGCGGTCGATGTTCTCGGCCGCCTCGGCGAGCGATTCCTCCGACCGCCAGACCCCCGCCGCGCGCCACATCAGGCTCTTGAGCGAATTGCGCACGTCGGCCAGGTCGAGCCACGCGTGCGACTCCTCGAGCGGAGGGTTCTCGAGCGCCGCCGCTTGGTAGCGGTCGGGCTCGGTGAGCGCGGCGGCCGAGGCGCCGGCGCCCGCGCGGGCGCCGTACACCAGGCCCTCTAGCAAGCTGTTCGAGGCGAGCCGGTTGGCGCCGTGCAAGCCGCTGCTGGTCGCCTCGCCGGCGGCCCACAGGCCGGGGAGCGAGGTCGCGCCCTGCTCGTCGACCTTCACGCCGCCGAGCATGTAATGGGCCCCGGGCCGGACCGGGATCAGCTCCTCGGTCACGTCGATGCCGAACTCGAGGCACGCCTTCGCGATGCCGGGGAAGCGGCCGCGGATGAACTCGGCGCCGAGCAGACGCATGTCGAGGTAAACGCAGGAGTGCTTAGTCTTTTCCATCTGGGCGACGATCGAGCGGCTCACCACGTCGCGCGGCGCCAGCTCGGCCCGCTCGTCGTAGTCCGGCATGAAGCGGTGGTCGTTGCAGTCGACCAGGTGGGCGCCCTCGCCGCGGATCGCCTCGGTGATCAGGCTGCGGCTCGATCCGGCGATGTAGAGCACGGTGGGGTGGAACTGCATGAACTCCATGTCGGCCAGCACGGCGCCCGCGCGGTAAGCGATGGCGTGGCCGTCGCCGGTCGCCACGCGCGGGTTGGTCGTCTCGCGGTAGAGCTGGCCCGCGCCGCCGGTGGCGAGGATCGTTTGTTTGGCCCACACGAAGGTCTTGCCGTGGTTGGGGTTCCAGACGAGGGCGCCGCGGCAAACCCCCTCGCTTGTCAGCAGATCGATCGTGAACGTGTCTTGCCAGATCTGGGCGCCGAGCGTCTCGCGGGCGTGGTGGATCATGGCGCGCATGATCTCCTGGCCGGTGGCGTCGCCGAGGGCGTGGGCGATGCGGCGGTGGCTGTGGCCCCCCTCGCGGCCGAGGAGCAACTCGCCCTCGGGGTTCTCGTCGAACTCGGCGCCCCAGGTGATCAGCTCATTGATGAGCCGCGGCGCCTCGCGCACCACGCTCTCGACAACCGCCGGGTCGCACAGCTCGGCTCCGGCGGCGAGGGTGTCGCTCGTGTGGCTGTCGAAATTGTCCTCGGGGTCGAGCACGCCGGCGATGCCGCCCTGGGCGTAGGAGCTGTTGGACTCGCGCATGCGGTCCTTGGTGACGATCAGCAGCGAGAGGCTCGGGTCGACCTCCGTCGCCGCCCGCAGGCCCGCGATGCCGCCGCCGATCACCAGCACGTCGACGAATTGGTGGGGGATCCGCTTCGGGTGGAATGCGGCCAGGTAGCGGGGGTCGGGAGTCGCCATGTAGGGTCTCTGACGTTCGTGACGGCCGTCCGCTGGGGGCCGGAACGCCGTCGGGTTGCGAGAATTATAGGGCAATCGCCCTTGCCGACGGGAGGCGTGACGGGTGGCCGGTTTAGAATACAATGGTAGGTATTCACGCCCGCGGCGATAACCCGCCCGGCCCCTCTCTTCGGGATCCCCCATGGCTACGAACAGGCCTATGCTCACTCGTATCGGAACCTCGGTCTTGCTGTTGATGATGGGAGCTTGCGCCCCCCGCGCCGGGGCGGCGCCTTTGCAAGTGTTCGTCATGGCCGGGCAGAGCAATATGAGCGGTTCGGGCCACGTCGACGACTTACCCACGGGTTACCCGACCGAGGTCCCCGAGGTCCTCTACCGGCATAGCACCGACGCGGAGTACGAGGACTGGTCGGGTTTGAAGCTCAAACTCACCAGCAACGGAGCGATCCGGCGGTGGTACGGCCCCGAGTTTTCGTTCGGCAAGACGCTCAACGACGAGGGGCTCGACCTGGCGATCATCAAGTACTCGCGTGGCGGCACGAGCCTCAATAGCAAATGGGCGCCCGACTCCGAGCTCCGCGACAACTTCTTCGATTTCGTCGACGAGTCGCTGGCGACGCTCCCCACAGAAGGCCAAGGCTATGAAGTCGCCGGGTTCGTTTGGGTGCAGGGCAGCGGCGACGCGGGCGTCGAAGACAGCGCTCTCGAGTACGACGACAACCTGGCGAACCTGATCAACGAGTTCGAGGGCAACTACGGCGAGGTCCCCACGATCATCAATCGGTATCACGCCAACTCCAACCGTGTCTATACCGACATTCTCCGAGAGAGCCAGCACGGGGCGGCCGACGCCGACTCGGATCTCTACATGGTCAACACGGACGACCTCGAGCTCAAAAGTGACCGCATCCACTTCACGTCGGAGATGTACCTCGAAACGGGGGTGCGGCTGGCCAACAAGTACCTGCAAGCGATCGGGCAACCGGGCGACTACAACGGCAACGGCGTCGTCGACGCCGCCGACTTCACCCTGTGGCGCGACACCCAGTTTTCGGACCAAAACTTGATCGCCGACGGCGACGGCGACGGCGTCGTTGAGATGGACGACTACGAGTTCTGGCGTGACCACTTCGGCGAGTCGATGGGCGGATCCGCCTTGAGGCTCGCCGTTCCCGAACCAGCGGCGATTGTCTTGCTCGGGGCCTGGGCGCCGTTCGCGGTAGCCGGCCGTGCGAGACCGAGACGCGCCGCCGCTTGCTGAGCCTGCTGAGCTGGCGGAGTTCAGTCTGGGGAGGAGGACTCAACGGGCTCCGCCCGATTCACGCCTTGCGTGTAGGCCCGCAGCCGCTCGCGGAGCGAAGCGGGCGGAGCCGTGCGCAGCCCCTGCTGCATGTCTCGCAACTGGTCTTCGGGCCGGTCGGCCGTTCCGGTGGGCCCAGTGGGCGAGAGGCCGAGGCTCTTGAGCGCGTCGTCGAGTCGCGACCGACCCTCGCCGTCTGATTGGGCCGCACGTTTGCGTTGGCGCCAGCGGTCGACAAAGCGTCGCAAGTCGTCCTCGGTCCAGCCGAGTTCGTCGAGCAACTCCTCGTCGACGCGGTCGCGGTCGAGCTGCTCGCCGAGTCGCTCGAGCACGAGGTCGGTCTGCCGGCGGGCGTAGTCGAGGTTCGCATCGTCGCCGCCAGGCTCGGCGCCATCGGCGTCAGGGGCGCCCGTCGAGTTCATGCCGCGCTGGCCGCCGGTCGACGTGGAACGCCCCCCCGGAGAGTCGCCCCTCGAATCGGGCCGGTTCCCCTCGGGACGCTGCTGAGAAGCGTTGTCGCCGCCGTCGCTCTGATTGCCGGGACGCTCGCCCTGGGCGCCCGGTTGGCCGTCGTTCGATGGGTCGCCGGGGGAGTTGTCCGATTGGCCCTCTGAGGATGAGTCTCCTGCGGACGGCTCGGCGCCCGCTGGGTCTTCGCTGGACTGGCCTTCCTGCGATTGGCCTTCCTGCGACTGGCCTTCCTGCGATTGGTTGTCGGAAGCTTGTCCCTCGGGCGAGTCGCCTGCTTGGGGCTGGCCGCCTTGGGGCGATTGGCCTTGCTGCGATGAGCCCCCCTCGCCCTGGGCTTGGCCCTCGGCAGGTCGGGTTTGCGATCCCTGGCCAGGCTTGTCGCCGCTGGATTGGCCGGTGGGGCGGTCGGCGATCTGCTGGTCGCCCGCCTCGCCGGTCGACTCGCCCGGGCCTTCGTCGGCCGACTGGCCGGCGCCGTCGTCGGCCGCTTGGTTCTGGCCCTCGCCGCCGGTTCCTTCACGCGGGGTTTCGGTCGTGTTGCTTTGCTCGCCGCGGCCGGCGGGGTCGCCCGATTCGCTCGATTGCGAGTCGGCTTGCCGGCCTTGCTTGGGCCCTTCACTCCGCGGGTCGTTGTTGGGGGCGCCGTTGCGGTCGGGGCTTTCGCCGGTCGGCTCGCGCGGGTTGGCCGACGAGTCGCTGTCGCCCGGCTGGCCTTGCTGGCCCGCTTCGGGCGATCGCTGGCCCTCCTGCCCTTGGCTCTCGGGCCGGTTGGGGTTCTGGGCTGCCTCGGAGCCTGACGACTGGCCGCTCTCGCCTTGTTCGCCCGGTTGGCCGTTGCGTTGCTCGCCCGCTTGCGACTGGTCATCAGGGCGCTGGCCTTCAGGGCTCTGCTCATTGGGGCCACTGGGGCGTTGGCCTTCGGGACGCTGCTGGTCGGGACGCTGCTCGCCCGGTCGGGGCGAGCGGCCCTGGGAGTTATCGCCGTTGGGTTTTGGGTCGCTGCGCGGTCGCCATTGGGGCTGGCCGCCGCGTGTGTCGTTCTCGTCACGCTTTTCGAGCCGCTCGCTGATCCGCTCGAACGCCTCGCCGTCGTCGCTGCCATCGTTGGCGACGGGCCGTGAGTTGTTGTCTTGGCTTTGTTGGGGCTGGCGTTGGTCGCCGCGCTGTCGGCCGCCGCCCTGCGAATCGTCTTGGGGATCGCCGTTGCTCGATTGCTGGCCGTCGGAAGGACGGTCGCCGCCGCCACCGCCGCTCCCCTGCGAGCCTTCTTGGCCTGATTCGCCTTGCGAATCGGTGGGGCTGCCGCCGTTGAGTTGTTCCTGCGATTGGCTGCCGGCGCCGCCCCCTTCGGATTCGCCTTGGATGCCGCCGGGGGGAGGGTCTTGGCCCTCGCCTTGGCCCTCTTGCTCGTCCTGCTGCTCGCCGTTGGGGCCGCGCTGGTTCTGCTCGCTGCCCGCGTTGGGATCGGCTTCTTGCGGCGCGTCGCCCGGCTGTTGGCCCTCCTGGTTCTTGGGGCGTTCGTCTCGCGAATCACCGTCGCGCGATTGGTTCTGGCCGCCGGACGGGTCCTCCTGCTGATTCTCATCGCTGTCGTCTTGGTTGCCCGATCGCAGCCGCTCGGACAGTCGCCCTTCGTCCTCGGGCGGGTTCTCGCGTGCGTCGCCGCGATCGGCCAGTTGGGAGTCTTGGCCGCCGGCGGCGTCGCGGCTCGGGCCGACGACACGCAGCCGCTGCCGCGGCGTGGCGAACGTGTTCGCCTCGGGCGTGCGGACGTCGGCCGCCTCGACCCAGTAGTCGACCAGGTCGCCCGGCTTGAGACCCAATCGCCCCGGCGCCAGTCGGTAGCGGCCGTCGAAGCGTCCCTGGCGCCGCTGCTTGAGCAGCTTGTGGTCGAGAACCGGCTCGCCCGCCAGCTCGGCGCGCAGCCGCACCGAGGCGAGGGCGAAGTCGGGGTCGCGGGCCTCGATGACGATCTCGACCGAATCGTTCAGCGCCACGTCGACGGTCGGCTCGGTCGGCTCGAGGATCGAGGCCTCGGGCGCGAGGTCGGGCAGCACTTCGAGACGGTAGGCGGCCGGGTCGCGGTTCTCGCGGCCGTCGGTGGTCGTCATCCGCAACGCGTAGCTGGCGTGCTGCGGCGTGCGGCGATCTTTGCGCAGGGCGAGCGTGAACGCGCCCGTGGCGGTCGGCTCGGCGCCGGCTTGCTCGTCGGCGCTGTTCGCGTCCTCGCCGTTATCGACGCGCATCGTGCGGTCGGGTCGGCCGTCGGCGCTCAGGTCGATCTTGGCCGAGGCGATCGGCGCGTTGGCCGTGGCCACGACCGTGACGCGCGTCCCTTCGATCGCCCGCACGTCGCCCTGGCCTTCGACCTCGCGCGGCAAGTAGCCGGTGTACTTGGGGAACTCGTACCGCAGCAGCCGCGGGGCGATCGTCGCCGCGGGCATCACCGCCACGCGGTAGTTTCGGCTGCGGGCGTCGCCCGCCTCGATGCGGTAGCTGAGCCCTTGCTGCAGGCCGAGCAGGCCCTCCGACAGGCCGCCCGCCGGCAGCGACGCGATGAACCGCCGACCGCTGCCGGTGTCGACCATCGGCGAGCGGACGTCGACGCGCCGTCGGTCGTCGGTCGTGAACACCAGCGCGGGCGCCTCGCCCTCACGCATGCCGGAGATCTCCGCCTCGACCTGGAGCGTGTCGCCCTGGGGGGCGGTGGCGGCGCCGGGCGTCACGCGCTCGATCTTCACCCGGCTGGGAGCGGCGATGTCGGCCCACGGCATCGCGATGCGGGTCGCGGTAGTGAACAAGTCCTTGGGCGAGAGCACGGTGTACAGGGCCGCAACGGCGGCGACCGCCACGAGGGCGTAGCCCCAACGCACCAGGGCGCCGCGGTCGATGGTCGCCTCGTGCGCGAGGGCGCCGAGCCGTTCGGCCGCCTGGCGTTCGAGCGTGTCGCTCACCGCCTTGGAGGCGCCGCGTCCGCTGCGTCGCACTTCCAGGAGCGTCACGAGGCTGTTCTTGAGCGTGGGGCTTGAGGTCTCGATCGAGCGGGCCGCGTACAGCGGGTTGATCCGCTTGGCGACAATCGGCCACAGCACCAGCACGGCGTGGGCCGTCAGCGCCACGGTGGCCGCTAAGAACAACAGCGCTCGCTCCCCCCCGCCGAAACCGCCCGGCACGAGCCAGTGTTCGACAGCGCCCACCACGAGCAAGAAGCCGAGCCCCACCACGCCGAGCTGCGCGGCGCCGAGCGACAGGTCGAGCAGCTTGATGTCGCGGCGGGTCGATTCGACACGCCGCTCGACAAACTCGCCGTAGGATGCGGCAGATTCCTCCACACGGGCCGGGGCGCGGTTGGCCC
The Pseudobythopirellula maris DNA segment above includes these coding regions:
- a CDS encoding ABC transporter ATP-binding protein; amino-acid sequence: MATAAQDNFVPLSDPAESMIEADGLSKFYGDFAATRDVSFQVRRGEVAAFLGPNGAGKSTTMKLLTGYLAPSTGVSRVAGFNMATDRIEGSKRLGYLPENGPLYPDMTPRSLLKFFGEARRITGQKLRDRIDAVVSQCRLESVIGKPIGKLSKGYRQRVGMAQVLLHEPDVLILDEPTAGLDPNQIREVRKLIRELGATKTVLLSTHILQEVEAMCNRVIFINEGRVAFDGTPAQLAEGVDSLDERFHELTGASKG
- a CDS encoding sialate O-acetylesterase, with amino-acid sequence MLTRIGTSVLLLMMGACAPRAGAAPLQVFVMAGQSNMSGSGHVDDLPTGYPTEVPEVLYRHSTDAEYEDWSGLKLKLTSNGAIRRWYGPEFSFGKTLNDEGLDLAIIKYSRGGTSLNSKWAPDSELRDNFFDFVDESLATLPTEGQGYEVAGFVWVQGSGDAGVEDSALEYDDNLANLINEFEGNYGEVPTIINRYHANSNRVYTDILRESQHGAADADSDLYMVNTDDLELKSDRIHFTSEMYLETGVRLANKYLQAIGQPGDYNGNGVVDAADFTLWRDTQFSDQNLIADGDGDGVVEMDDYEFWRDHFGESMGGSALRLAVPEPAAIVLLGAWAPFAVAGRARPRRAAAC
- a CDS encoding Gldg family protein — encoded protein: MNLTVLKAIFKRDFVSYFSNPTGYVFICVFVMLSSLAAFWPPEFFGNNLANLDQLSRWMPFILLVYIPAITMSTWAEERRQGTDELLLTLPADDLDVVVGKYLAGVAIYSVALLFSMFSIFLVFSWGLGTPDAGLFVGSYIGYWFVGLAMLSIGMVASFLTSNLTVGFILGVLLNSPLALFGVADLVVRNPAVAQTIRQWSVVEQFADFERGVISLSSVSYFLSIVVVMLYVSVVLIGKRHWAGGEDGEAKGGHFLARTLCMLVVVAALNTVLSTHDLWRQDLTVEQLNSLSDRTVQLVRDLGNDEDVSPIRVDVYVSPSVPAEYAAQKRDLLATLSELSSISGGKIQVSKHEVENFSEEASLAERTYGIEPREVSTKSRGGRSQEEIFLGAAFSSGLDKVVIPFLDKGIPIEYELVRSITTVAQQERKRVGVLKTKVNLNGGFSMQGSTPETQLIRELKKQYDVVEVDPSTPITEKFDVLLAVQPSSLRPEEMDHFVEAVRNGQPTAVFEDPFPLPNFWPNVVGTAQPNPPAGGGMMGMFGGGGPPEPKGDIQQLWNLLGVRMRGDELIWQQYNPYPGAGSFVDAQWIFIGEGNGAINPFSPDDPIVSGLRETLLLIAGSITHKDGAPTEFTPLAVTGNQTGTITVDDLQLASRSGGAILRQVRTGQNYIVAARIEGKPKSAEELSLETLDNVAEGEEDKADAADAPAEEVAELNVVVVTDIDCLADAFFAIREIGTDDDALVEWNFQNVALVLNTLDSLAGDDRFLEVRKREHSHRILAKIEDATLEYRDEALKEREKFVEQATVQISAAQKEFTDKIAQIESRTDLNPVARRQMIEQARIRLGRVRDVKVAELEKQRDRQVRESERALSAQIRGVQDFYKFAAVVLPPILPILLALLVYFHRRESEREGVANTRLRFAKAETTT
- the nadB gene encoding L-aspartate oxidase, which gives rise to MATPDPRYLAAFHPKRIPHQFVDVLVIGGGIAGLRAATEVDPSLSLLIVTKDRMRESNSSYAQGGIAGVLDPEDNFDSHTSDTLAAGAELCDPAVVESVVREAPRLINELITWGAEFDENPEGELLLGREGGHSHRRIAHALGDATGQEIMRAMIHHARETLGAQIWQDTFTIDLLTSEGVCRGALVWNPNHGKTFVWAKQTILATGGAGQLYRETTNPRVATGDGHAIAYRAGAVLADMEFMQFHPTVLYIAGSSRSLITEAIRGEGAHLVDCNDHRFMPDYDERAELAPRDVVSRSIVAQMEKTKHSCVYLDMRLLGAEFIRGRFPGIAKACLEFGIDVTEELIPVRPGAHYMLGGVKVDEQGATSLPGLWAAGEATSSGLHGANRLASNSLLEGLVYGARAGAGASAAALTEPDRYQAAALENPPLEESHAWLDLADVRNSLKSLMWRAAGVWRSEESLAEAAENIDRWKQYALARQLGDPEGWELQNMLMVAELLIAAARRRTESRGVHLRSDFPESDNAAWRRRIEIVRSDAGPELSDGPLVSDPLAN